TCGGCTTCGCCCCGGCGGATCGCTTCTTCATAGAGCGCGGCGGCGGAAAAGTTGTAGCGAACGCTGGCTGCGCCGCCCAATCCAACCGTTGCCAGCTCTATTGCCGGGTTATGAACTCCGAACATTTCCATGGCTAGTTCCCTTCACTCAGGCTCGTTGCCGTTAAAACTAACCGCGAAAATACGGGCAGAAATTTTAAAACACAAGATGGAAAACTTGAGAAAATGCAGTGATATCAAACAATTAATCGATTTAAATTTATCGTCCTAATTTTAAATCGTTTGAATAGATCGCGTTTAAAGATTCGGGCGCACTACCTAAGATTGCTCGCGAATTTTACGACAATCTTCCCCTTTATCTTTGCCACAATTTGTTCCACCTTTATCCTCCATAAGCGCATCCGGTCACTGAGACCGCCTGGGGAGAGCAAATCCGGGAGATTGCGCACTGATGACGGAGACCAACACCATGCCGACAATCGCGCTCGTTGATGACGACCGCAACATCCTCACCTCGGTGTCGATCGCACTGGAGGCTGAAGGATATAAGGTCGAGACGTATACGGACGGTGCTTCGGCGCTCGACGGCCTGCTGGCGCGACCGCCGCAGCTGGCGATCTTCGACATCAAGATGCCGCGCATGGACGGCATGGAACTGCTGCGCCGCCTGCGGCAGAAGTCGGACATCCCGGTCATCTTCCTCACCTCCAAGGATGAGGAGATCGATGAACTCTTCGGCCTGAAGATGGGCGCCGATGATTTCATCACCAAACCGTTTTCGCAGCGTCTGCTGGTGGAGCGCGTGCGCGCCGTCCTGCGTCGCGCGTCAAGCCGCGAAGCCGCCGCCGCCGGCACGAGCCCCAGCGGCGCGCCGAAGACCGGCGCGGTGCAGCAGGCCCGCTCGCTGGAGCGCGGGCAGCTGGTCATGGACCAGGAACGCCACACCTGCACCTGGAAGGGTGAGGCAGTGACGCTGACGGTGACCGAATTCCTGATCCTGCATTCGCTGGCGCAGCGCCCCGGCGTCGTCAAAAGCCGCGACGCGCTGATGGACGCAGCCTATGACGAACAGGTCTATGTCGACGACCGGACCATCGACAGCCACATCAAGCGGCTGCGCAAGAAATTCAAGATGGTCGACAACGACTTTGATATGATTGAAACACTCTACGGAGTGGGATACCGCTTCCGCGAAGCAGCCTGAGCCCCGAGCGGCGCAGCGCGCTCCTGCATAATTTCCTAAATCGGCATCGATTTAAGGATTTAATTATGCAGCAGTTCAAAATGTCACAGCGTCCTTTGCGCGTCTGAAAAGACGCGCGGCGCTGTCGGAAATGTTGAGGGCTGCGGGCCGGCCCATCCGGCCCCGCCCTTCGAAAGGGCCTGTCATTGGCACAGTTGGTGCAGGAAAGGGATCTGGACGATGCGGAGGGCGTGAGCACCCGTCGCGTCCGAGGCCGCCGTTGGTCGCATCCCTTCACCCTGATCCGCCGGATCTTCGGCAATGCCGTCTTTTCGAGCCTGACACGGCGCATCCTGTTCTTCAATCTCGTCGCGCTGGTGGTGCTCGTCGGCGGCATTCTCTACCTTAACCAGTTCCGCGAAGGATTGATCGACGCTCGCGCCGAAAGCCTGTTGACGCAGGGCGAAATCATCGCCGGCGCCGTTTCGGCCTCCGCGTCGGTCGATACGAACTCGATCACCATCGATCCGCAGAAGCTGCTCGAGCTGCAGGCCGGCCAGAGCATCACCCCGGTGCCGAACGACGAGGACCTTGAATTCCCGATCGATCCCGAAAAGGTCGCGCCGGTCCTGCGCCGGCTGATCTCTCCGACACGCACACGCGCCCGCATCTTCGATGCCGATGCCAACCTGCTGCTCGATTCGCGCCATCTCTATTCGCGCGGCCAAGTGCTGCGCTTCGACCTGCCGCCGGTGGAGGAAGAGAAACAGACCTGGAGCGAGTGGTTCGCCACCCTCTTCAACAAGGCGCTGCAGCCCGGCAATCTGCCGCTCTATAAGGAAGCGCCGGGCGGCGACGGCTCGATCTATCCCGAAGTGATGAACGCGCTCACCGGCGTGCGCGGCGCAGTCGTGCGCACCACCGAAAAAGGTGAACTCATCGTTTCCGTCGCCGTGCCGATCCAGCGCTTCCGCGCCGTGCTCGGCGTGCTGTTGTTGTCGACACAGGCGGGCGACATCGACAATATCGTCCATGCTGAACGGCTTGCTATCATGCGCGTCTTCGGCGTGGCGACACTCGTCAACGTGCTGCTTTCACTGGTGCTGTCATCGACCATCGCCAATCCACTGCGCCGTCTTTCGGCAGCTGCCATCCGCGTCCGCCGCGGCGCCAAGACGCGCGAAGAGATCCCCGACTTCTCTGCCCGCCAGGATGAAATCGGCAACCTTTCCATCGCATTGCGCGAGATGACGACGGCGCTCTACGACCGCATCGATTCGATCGAGAGTTTCGCGGCCGATGTCAGCCATGAGCTCAAGAACCCGCTGACCTCGCTGCGCAGCGCCGTCGAAACGCTGCCGCTTGCCCGATCCGACGATTCCAAGAAGCGGCTGATGGACGTCATCCAGCACGATGTCCGCCGCCTCGACCGGCTGATCAGCGATATCTCCGACGCCTCCCGTCTCGACGCCGAACTCGCACGCGTCGATGCCGGCTCCGTCGACATGGAGGTGCTGCTGCGCGACCTGATCGAGGTTTCGCGCCAGGTTAGGAGCACCAAGAAGCAGGTGGAAATCGAATATGCGATCGAACGCAAGCCGAACGTCAAGACGCGCTTCGTCGTCAACGGCCACGATCTACGCATCGGCCAGATCATCGCCAACCTGATCGAGAATGCCCGCTCTTTCGTGCCGGAAAAGGGCGGCAAGATTACCGTGCGGCTGGTGCGGACACGCTCGCGCTGCGTCACCACCATCGAAGACAACGGCCCCGGCATCCAGGCGGAAAATATCGACCGCATCTTCGAGCGCTTCTATACGGACCGGCCGGAGGCGGAAGGCTTCGGCCAGAATTCGGGGCTCGGCCTTTCGATCAGCCGGCAGATCGCCGAAGCGCATGGCGGTTCGCTGAGAGCCGAAAACATCACCGATGCCGAGAGCGGGCATATACTCGGCGCGCGGTTCATCCTCTCTTTGCCAATCGGCGCCGCAGCATGACCGAGGCAGGTTTCAACGTCCATGCGACGGCGATCGTCGTCGGCAAGACGGGGCTGCTATTCAGCGGTCCCTCCGGCTGGGGAAAATCGATGCTGGCCTTCACCTGCATGACCGAGGCGCGCCGGCTCGGGCTTTTCACGGCGCTGGTCGCCGACGACCAG
The nucleotide sequence above comes from Rhizobium indicum. Encoded proteins:
- a CDS encoding response regulator transcription factor, coding for MPTIALVDDDRNILTSVSIALEAEGYKVETYTDGASALDGLLARPPQLAIFDIKMPRMDGMELLRRLRQKSDIPVIFLTSKDEEIDELFGLKMGADDFITKPFSQRLLVERVRAVLRRASSREAAAAGTSPSGAPKTGAVQQARSLERGQLVMDQERHTCTWKGEAVTLTVTEFLILHSLAQRPGVVKSRDALMDAAYDEQVYVDDRTIDSHIKRLRKKFKMVDNDFDMIETLYGVGYRFREAA
- a CDS encoding sensor histidine kinase; its protein translation is MAQLVQERDLDDAEGVSTRRVRGRRWSHPFTLIRRIFGNAVFSSLTRRILFFNLVALVVLVGGILYLNQFREGLIDARAESLLTQGEIIAGAVSASASVDTNSITIDPQKLLELQAGQSITPVPNDEDLEFPIDPEKVAPVLRRLISPTRTRARIFDADANLLLDSRHLYSRGQVLRFDLPPVEEEKQTWSEWFATLFNKALQPGNLPLYKEAPGGDGSIYPEVMNALTGVRGAVVRTTEKGELIVSVAVPIQRFRAVLGVLLLSTQAGDIDNIVHAERLAIMRVFGVATLVNVLLSLVLSSTIANPLRRLSAAAIRVRRGAKTREEIPDFSARQDEIGNLSIALREMTTALYDRIDSIESFAADVSHELKNPLTSLRSAVETLPLARSDDSKKRLMDVIQHDVRRLDRLISDISDASRLDAELARVDAGSVDMEVLLRDLIEVSRQVRSTKKQVEIEYAIERKPNVKTRFVVNGHDLRIGQIIANLIENARSFVPEKGGKITVRLVRTRSRCVTTIEDNGPGIQAENIDRIFERFYTDRPEAEGFGQNSGLGLSISRQIAEAHGGSLRAENITDAESGHILGARFILSLPIGAAA